One region of Flavobacterium sp. KACC 22763 genomic DNA includes:
- a CDS encoding autorepressor SdpR family transcription factor, translated as MNDIFKALNDATRREILDLLKQKDMSAGEIADAFNISKPSISHHLDILKRADLITSEKNGQFIIYSINTTIMEDVLQWILTFKQ; from the coding sequence ATGAATGATATTTTTAAAGCATTAAATGATGCGACTAGAAGAGAGATTCTGGATCTTCTGAAGCAAAAAGATATGTCGGCTGGAGAGATTGCAGATGCTTTTAATATTTCCAAGCCAAGCATCTCGCATCATTTAGATATTCTGAAACGAGCCGATTTAATAACGTCTGAAAAAAACGGGCAATTCATCATTTATTCCATAAATACCACCATAATGGAAGATGTTTTGCAATGGATACTAACCTTTAAACAATAA